A window from Kovacikia minuta CCNUW1 encodes these proteins:
- a CDS encoding VOC family protein: MILDTVSSLISFPTPLLGAFPGIDTLFSTQGIMVMLLGAYAVAMWMFLTSAPKVYTVMVSDLELARELYEGLLELPAAEVPLHYYYNYEQTLGTAAIDPLYTTPSLSRSTIRSASNPEGLWYQLKKNTQLHIITGASLGERNRQRHVSFDRDCLEQILLRIQTRSFLKYKILQEKPLSFLVKDRDGNIIEMSEVSN; encoded by the coding sequence ATGATTCTGGACACAGTTTCTTCACTGATCTCGTTTCCGACTCCCCTGCTGGGAGCCTTTCCCGGTATAGATACCCTGTTTTCTACCCAGGGAATCATGGTGATGTTGTTGGGAGCCTATGCGGTTGCCATGTGGATGTTCTTGACCAGTGCTCCTAAGGTTTATACCGTCATGGTGTCTGATCTGGAACTTGCCCGTGAGCTGTACGAGGGGCTTCTGGAACTGCCAGCGGCAGAGGTTCCGTTGCACTACTACTACAATTACGAGCAGACCCTGGGAACAGCGGCGATCGATCCCCTTTACACCACACCTTCCCTCAGTCGGTCTACGATTCGGTCTGCTAGTAACCCTGAAGGGCTGTGGTATCAGTTGAAGAAAAACACCCAACTCCACATCATCACTGGCGCAAGTTTGGGCGAGAGAAATCGGCAACGCCATGTTTCCTTCGATCGCGACTGTCTGGAACAAATCCTCTTGCGGATTCAGACCCGCAGCTTTCTGAAGTACAAAATCCTTCAAGAAAAGCCCCTCAGTTTTTTGGTTAAAGACCGGGATGGCAACATTATTGAGATGTCGGAAGTGTCGAATTGA
- a CDS encoding Calx-beta domain-containing protein, whose amino-acid sequence MAVITVTNANDSGVGSLRAAIASAQSNDTIQFASTLANQTIRLTSGQISIPYGKNLTIDGSGAANLAISGNNASRIFYINASDGLLTTVTVKNLTLTNGYTSDMGGAIYTVYKGTLNVDNVTFTNNVAAQGGGAINNGYDTTLTVTNSRFTGNQGIAGNSERGAGAIAFLGPGSFTLRNSEFTSNRGINGGAINSLGGNLTVENSRFINNDLSAAALATGQPNPTLRGYGGAIYTDRANNTTTIRNSIFQGNTAKAAGGALYLFNDPEDVVTIESSTFQNNRAIGLPGGEGGSGGAINHIRNSLNSSGGLTIRNTSFAGNTANGQGGGLWLYNTNSAITNSTLSGNSAPNNFGGAITTYSPLTVTNTTIADNQAQFSGAISSSSNNQVTAKNTIFANNSSVNTGVSFNGNQQTNRPIIDGGGNLQFPNGPAIAPGVRIADPLLGSLQTINGALVRPLQTGSAAINAGVSGAPATDERGFTRDSQPDIGAFEFGGSTPNPTPTPSLRINDVSLNEGNSGTTNAVFTVSLSAASTQSVTVSYATANGTAVAGSDYTATNGQLSFNAGETSKTISVPILGNTVVEPNETFFVNLSSPANATLSDAQGLATIRNDDVAALPTLAVNNVSLTEGNSSTSNAVFTVSLSAASTQAVQVNYATANGSATAGSDYSARTGQLTFNPGERTKTISIPVIGDILREANETFSLNLSNPTNATILDEQGIGTISNDDLAPTLAINDVSLTEGNSGTTNAVFTVSLSAASGQAVRVNYATANGSATAGSDYSARTGQLSFNPGERTKTISIPVVGDTRNEANETFYLNLSSPVNATLRDGQGLGTIRNDDVAPTLAINDVSLTEGNSGTTNAVFTVSLSAASGQAVRVNYATANGSATASSDYSARTGQLSFNPGETRKTVSIPVIGDTRNEANETFYVNLSSPVNATIRDGQGLGTIRNEDLAPTTLSATRLSASSNGASGGWFTSSLNQTSLNASPLTKPQELPTATPASWQVAA is encoded by the coding sequence ATGGCGGTAATAACAGTAACCAATGCTAACGATAGTGGAGTGGGATCTTTGCGGGCTGCGATCGCCAGTGCCCAGTCCAACGACACAATTCAATTTGCTTCCACGTTGGCGAATCAGACGATCCGGTTAACGAGTGGACAAATTAGTATCCCCTACGGTAAAAACCTGACGATTGATGGTTCTGGTGCGGCAAATCTGGCAATTAGCGGCAACAATGCCTCTCGCATTTTCTACATCAATGCTTCAGATGGGTTGCTGACCACGGTAACAGTCAAGAATTTGACCCTCACAAATGGCTACACCAGCGACATGGGGGGCGCAATCTACACGGTCTACAAGGGGACGTTGAATGTTGATAATGTCACCTTCACCAATAATGTTGCGGCTCAGGGCGGAGGGGCGATTAACAACGGCTATGACACCACATTGACTGTTACCAACAGTCGGTTTACGGGAAATCAAGGAATTGCTGGCAACAGTGAGCGGGGAGCAGGTGCGATCGCCTTTTTGGGACCGGGTAGTTTTACCCTTCGCAACAGCGAGTTTACCAGCAATCGAGGCATCAACGGGGGCGCGATCAATAGCTTGGGGGGAAATCTGACGGTTGAAAATTCCCGCTTTATCAACAACGATCTGTCGGCTGCCGCCCTGGCAACGGGGCAGCCCAATCCTACCCTAAGAGGATATGGAGGCGCAATCTACACCGATCGTGCCAACAATACAACAACAATTAGAAACAGCATTTTTCAGGGCAATACTGCAAAAGCTGCGGGTGGAGCACTTTATCTCTTTAATGACCCTGAAGATGTGGTCACCATTGAGTCCAGCACATTCCAGAATAACCGGGCGATCGGATTGCCGGGAGGAGAAGGAGGCAGTGGCGGCGCAATCAACCACATCAGAAATTCGCTCAACTCCAGCGGCGGTCTAACCATTCGCAACACGTCCTTTGCGGGTAACACGGCTAACGGTCAGGGTGGTGGCCTATGGCTCTACAACACCAATAGTGCGATCACCAACAGCACCCTCTCTGGAAATTCTGCTCCTAACAATTTTGGAGGAGCGATTACAACCTATAGCCCCCTAACCGTTACCAACACAACGATCGCAGACAATCAGGCACAGTTTTCAGGAGCAATTTCCTCCAGTAGCAATAATCAGGTAACTGCCAAAAATACCATCTTTGCCAATAATTCGTCAGTAAATACCGGGGTTTCCTTCAACGGCAACCAGCAAACTAATCGTCCAATTATCGATGGTGGTGGCAATCTCCAGTTTCCCAATGGGCCCGCGATCGCGCCTGGTGTTCGAATTGCCGACCCGCTGTTGGGTTCTTTACAAACCATCAATGGTGCCCTGGTACGTCCCCTGCAAACAGGAAGCGCTGCCATTAATGCCGGAGTAAGCGGCGCACCAGCCACCGATGAACGAGGATTTACCCGTGATTCCCAACCGGACATCGGTGCCTTTGAGTTTGGTGGATCGACTCCGAACCCGACTCCAACTCCAAGTCTTCGAATCAATGATGTCAGCCTAAATGAAGGCAATAGCGGCACCACCAATGCCGTTTTCACGGTTAGCCTCTCTGCTGCCAGTACTCAATCTGTCACAGTTTCCTATGCCACCGCCAATGGAACGGCTGTGGCAGGTTCAGATTATACTGCCACCAATGGACAACTCAGTTTCAATGCTGGCGAAACAAGTAAAACTATCAGCGTTCCTATTCTGGGAAACACGGTAGTTGAACCGAATGAAACCTTCTTCGTCAACCTGAGTAGCCCTGCCAATGCCACTCTTAGCGATGCCCAGGGACTCGCTACCATTCGTAACGATGATGTCGCAGCGCTTCCAACTTTAGCGGTAAACAATGTCAGCCTGACTGAGGGCAACAGCAGCACCAGCAATGCGGTTTTTACGGTTAGCCTCTCTGCTGCCAGTACCCAGGCGGTACAGGTCAACTATGCCACTGCCAATGGGTCTGCCACTGCTGGATCGGATTATTCCGCCAGAACAGGTCAACTAACGTTCAATCCTGGAGAAAGAACCAAAACGATTAGCATTCCTGTTATTGGTGATATCCTTCGCGAGGCAAACGAAACCTTTTCGCTTAATCTGAGCAATCCGACGAATGCCACCATCCTGGATGAACAGGGAATTGGTACGATTAGCAACGATGACCTGGCTCCCACCCTGGCAATTAACGATGTCAGCCTTACGGAAGGAAATAGTGGCACTACCAATGCTGTCTTCACCGTTAGCCTGTCTGCGGCGAGTGGTCAGGCTGTGCGGGTCAACTATGCCACTGCCAATGGGTCTGCCACTGCTGGATCGGATTATTCTGCCAGAACAGGACAGCTCAGCTTCAACCCTGGTGAAAGAACCAAAACCATCAGTATTCCCGTTGTCGGTGACACTCGGAATGAGGCAAACGAAACCTTCTATCTCAATCTAAGCAGTCCTGTGAATGCCACCCTTCGGGATGGGCAGGGGCTTGGCACCATTCGCAACGATGATGTAGCTCCCACCCTGGCAATTAACGATGTCAGCCTTACGGAAGGAAATAGTGGCACTACCAATGCTGTCTTCACCGTTAGCCTGTCTGCGGCGAGTGGTCAGGCTGTACGGGTCAACTATGCCACTGCCAATGGGTCTGCCACTGCCAGTTCGGATTATTCTGCCAGAACAGGACAGCTCAGCTTCAACCCTGGTGAAACCCGTAAAACAGTCAGTATTCCTGTGATTGGAGACACTCGGAATGAGGCAAATGAAACCTTCTATGTCAATCTCAGTAGTCCTGTGAATGCCACGATTCGCGATGGGCAAGGATTGGGCACCATCCGTAACGAGGATCTGGCTCCGACAACCCTTTCTGCCACACGTCTCAGCGCTAGTAGCAATGGTGCTAGCGGTGGTTGGTTTACCAGCAGTCTCAATCAAACCTCGCTTAACGCTTCGCCCCTAACAAAACCGCAAGAATTGCCTACGGCAACACCCGCTTCCTGGCAGGTTGCTGCTTAG
- a CDS encoding TM0106 family RecB-like putative nuclease, whose translation MLIDADLLLNFQRCNRRAFLDKYGNFEQRDPPNDYLLKILQDSQANRQLVMADQPFHQPSYSARDWQRGAEATLALMQQGTERIYQGALFLEEWSGVTLVSNPDLLVKQPGQSIFGDWLYVPTEIKLGKRPKLEYQITAAYHVFVLAQVQGAWPETVWLLLRERGLFAVDLWDVLPRMQEILDDCVQTLTQTQEPEVFISRNRCTLCHWFSHCYAIAKTDQHLSLLPGVTPTRYLQLQALNLTTVKSLADVNPAQLEPLPGFGREAAYKLVRQARSTLQNRALPCEEGLAPPRSTLSASGRSSLPAQNFHPILVAAELPTATVELYFDIEAEPALNLVYLHGVLVVDRQAKTETFHAFLAEHPEDEATVWQAFLDLVWKYPTAPIFHFCPFEVQTVERLAKLYGTPSNRIKPLLTRFVDLHERVTRLVTLPVESYALKPIARWLGFDWRDATANGAQSIYWYAQWQTTGDRTYLDSILAYNEDDCRATHHIKDWLVNFLQSVYQAELA comes from the coding sequence ATGCTAATTGATGCCGACCTGTTGCTGAATTTTCAACGCTGTAACCGACGGGCGTTTTTGGATAAGTACGGCAATTTTGAGCAGCGCGATCCTCCCAACGACTACTTACTCAAGATCTTGCAAGATAGCCAGGCTAACCGTCAGTTAGTCATGGCAGATCAGCCATTTCATCAACCGTCCTATTCTGCACGGGACTGGCAACGGGGAGCAGAAGCAACCCTGGCGCTGATGCAACAGGGGACGGAGCGCATTTATCAGGGAGCTTTGTTTCTGGAGGAATGGTCAGGAGTCACATTAGTAAGCAACCCTGACTTGCTGGTAAAACAGCCAGGGCAATCGATTTTTGGTGATTGGCTCTATGTCCCCACTGAAATTAAATTGGGCAAGCGTCCCAAACTGGAATACCAGATTACGGCTGCCTACCATGTGTTTGTGCTGGCGCAGGTGCAGGGAGCCTGGCCCGAAACAGTTTGGCTGCTATTGCGAGAACGGGGACTATTTGCGGTAGACCTGTGGGATGTGTTGCCTCGAATGCAGGAGATTCTGGATGATTGTGTTCAAACCCTGACACAAACTCAAGAGCCAGAGGTCTTTATTTCCCGCAACCGCTGTACTCTGTGCCACTGGTTCAGCCATTGCTATGCGATCGCCAAAACCGATCAGCACCTCTCCCTGTTGCCAGGAGTCACACCCACCCGCTACCTCCAACTGCAAGCCCTTAATCTGACTACGGTTAAATCCCTGGCTGATGTTAACCCTGCCCAACTCGAACCGCTTCCTGGCTTTGGGAGGGAAGCGGCTTACAAGCTGGTGCGGCAGGCTCGCTCGACGCTACAAAACCGGGCATTGCCCTGTGAAGAGGGCTTAGCTCCTCCCCGTTCCACGTTGTCTGCATCGGGTCGTTCCAGTTTGCCAGCCCAAAATTTCCATCCGATTCTGGTGGCGGCAGAACTTCCCACTGCAACCGTGGAACTCTATTTTGATATCGAAGCTGAACCTGCCCTCAACCTGGTTTATTTGCATGGTGTCCTGGTGGTCGATCGGCAAGCCAAAACAGAAACCTTCCATGCTTTTCTGGCGGAACACCCCGAAGACGAAGCAACCGTCTGGCAAGCATTTTTAGATTTAGTCTGGAAATATCCAACCGCGCCCATTTTCCACTTCTGTCCCTTTGAGGTGCAAACGGTTGAACGATTGGCAAAACTCTACGGTACCCCCTCCAACCGCATAAAACCCCTGCTGACCCGCTTTGTCGATTTGCACGAGCGGGTCACCCGTTTGGTGACCCTACCTGTCGAAAGCTATGCTCTTAAACCGATCGCCCGCTGGCTTGGTTTCGACTGGCGTGATGCCACTGCCAATGGTGCCCAATCGATCTACTGGTATGCTCAATGGCAAACAACGGGCGATCGTACCTACCTCGACTCCATCCTCGCCTACAACGAAGATGACTGCCGCGCCACACACCACATCAAAGATTGGCTCGTCAATTTCTTGCAGAGTGTTTACCAAGCAGAATTGGCATAA
- a CDS encoding flavin reductase family protein — protein MLDEQAKKTMLRKIPHGLYICGVKEGDEVNGFTASWVMQGSFTPPLVVNCVKQDSKSNAMIKASGVFALSILAAEQKELAQKFFKPQRRVGNKFEDVDFYLGETGCPIISDTLGYVECQVVGSVEKGDHTVFVGEVIAAGIHRDGEPLLLESTGWQYGG, from the coding sequence TTGCTAGACGAACAAGCCAAAAAAACAATGCTGCGGAAAATCCCCCACGGACTTTATATCTGTGGAGTTAAGGAGGGGGATGAAGTCAACGGTTTCACCGCAAGCTGGGTGATGCAAGGTTCCTTTACCCCACCCCTTGTTGTGAACTGTGTTAAGCAAGACTCCAAATCTAACGCCATGATCAAAGCCAGTGGGGTGTTTGCCCTCAGCATTCTGGCAGCCGAACAAAAGGAACTGGCACAAAAGTTCTTTAAACCCCAGCGGCGTGTTGGCAACAAATTTGAAGACGTGGATTTTTATCTCGGCGAAACGGGATGTCCCATTATTTCTGACACGCTTGGTTATGTTGAATGTCAGGTTGTTGGTTCCGTAGAAAAAGGGGACCACACTGTCTTTGTTGGAGAAGTCATCGCCGCAGGGATTCACCGTGATGGCGAGCCGCTCTTACTGGAAAGCACAGGTTGGCAATACGGAGGGTAA
- a CDS encoding phenylpyruvate tautomerase MIF-related protein — MPLIKVQTSISKPESSQVEALLKNLSASLAKHLGKPESYVMTALESGLSMTFGGTFDPVCYIEVKSVGSMTPTQTKAMSQDFCQQVNQALGVPTNRTYIEFADAKGSMWGWNASTF; from the coding sequence ATGCCTCTGATTAAAGTTCAAACTTCCATTTCCAAGCCTGAGTCATCTCAAGTTGAGGCGCTACTTAAAAATCTTTCTGCCAGCCTTGCCAAACACCTTGGAAAACCAGAGTCTTATGTGATGACTGCCCTAGAATCGGGGCTTAGCATGACCTTTGGCGGAACCTTTGATCCTGTTTGCTACATCGAAGTCAAAAGTGTTGGCAGTATGACCCCAACGCAAACTAAGGCGATGAGCCAAGACTTTTGTCAACAGGTGAATCAAGCCTTAGGAGTCCCCACAAATCGCACCTATATTGAATTTGCTGACGCGAAAGGTTCCATGTGGGGCTGGAACGCCTCAACCTTCTGA
- a CDS encoding M23 family metallopeptidase, translating to MAYGSTLSLKQNVSLIVHMFLLTGIGLIGIGSIEIKQGDVKALETGPTQTATKSGWRGSSFPVENFQGYTSPFGYRQSPDGSSSQEFHKGLDMAAPQGSYIRNWWTGKVVEVSDDTLCGTSVVIQSGGWEHIYCHMEGHVETANKQKYLMDRTGGIQLFEGQVVPAGARIGRVGMTGRTTGPHLHWGLKYTGQYVDPALVLRAMYVEQTKYSAAPQGVGGQ from the coding sequence ATGGCATACGGGTCAACCCTCTCCCTGAAACAGAACGTTTCTCTGATTGTACACATGTTTCTTTTAACAGGGATTGGGCTGATAGGGATAGGATCAATAGAGATAAAACAGGGAGACGTTAAAGCGCTGGAAACAGGGCCGACGCAAACTGCGACGAAGAGTGGGTGGCGCGGTTCTTCCTTTCCAGTAGAAAATTTTCAAGGCTATACCTCTCCGTTTGGTTACCGACAATCGCCCGATGGCTCAAGTAGTCAGGAATTCCACAAGGGGTTGGATATGGCGGCTCCGCAAGGGAGCTATATCCGTAATTGGTGGACGGGTAAGGTTGTTGAGGTTTCAGATGATACGTTGTGTGGAACCTCCGTTGTCATTCAATCTGGGGGATGGGAGCATATCTATTGCCACATGGAAGGGCATGTAGAGACGGCTAATAAACAAAAATACTTAATGGATCGCACAGGGGGGATTCAACTGTTTGAAGGACAGGTTGTTCCAGCGGGTGCTCGGATTGGGCGAGTGGGAATGACAGGACGCACTACGGGGCCTCATCTTCACTGGGGCTTAAAGTATACAGGACAGTATGTTGATCCTGCCCTCGTTTTGAGGGCAATGTATGTGGAGCAGACGAAGTATAGTGCTGCTCCTCAAGGAGTCGGCGGGCAGTAA
- the ftsH gene encoding ATP-dependent zinc metalloprotease FtsH: MKGFRTTTSLRRSQKKGSAARGLITAIWVIAQGLTLTLPALANKPNEMSYSDLLQKVNEGQVSKVEIDPTQRVARVTLDNQKKGDPPKEVALFEKYPELTQSLQKNRVDYSVQPTADNSAVMGLLANLLLFFLLIGGLLLIIRRSSNAPGGPGQAMNFGKSRARFQMEAKTGVMFDDVAGIEEAKEELQEVVTFLKKPERFTAVGARIPKGVLLIGPPGTGKTLLAKAIAGEAGVPFFSISGSEFVEMFVGVGASRVRDLFKKAKENAPCIIFIDEIDAVGRQRGAGIGGGNDEREQTLNQLLTEMDGFEGNTGIIIIAATNRPDVLDSALLRPGRFDRQVTVDLPSYKGRLGILEVHARNKKLEPDVSMEAIARRTPGFSGADLANLLNEAAILTARRRKDAITMLEIDDAIDRITIGLSLTPLLDSKKKRLIAYHEIGHALLMTLLKNSDPLNKVTIIPRSGGVGGFAQQAFNEEMIDSGLYTKAWLTDRITMSLGGRAAEQEVFGDSEITAGASSDIKAVADLAREMVTRYGMSELGLVALESGGNEVFLGRSWMPRNEYSEEVATQIDHQIREIAMHCYQEARRMIRENRVMVDRLVDILLEQETIEGDDFRKIVEEYQAQSTVVNVQS; the protein is encoded by the coding sequence ATGAAAGGTTTCCGGACAACGACTTCTTTGAGACGATCGCAAAAAAAAGGTTCCGCTGCCAGAGGATTAATTACTGCTATTTGGGTCATTGCCCAGGGATTGACGCTGACCCTACCCGCACTGGCAAATAAGCCCAACGAAATGTCCTACAGCGATCTCCTCCAAAAGGTAAACGAGGGACAAGTTTCCAAAGTGGAGATTGACCCGACCCAGCGGGTTGCCAGGGTAACGCTGGATAATCAGAAAAAAGGAGACCCCCCAAAGGAAGTTGCCCTGTTTGAAAAATATCCGGAATTAACTCAAAGTCTACAAAAAAATAGGGTTGATTATTCAGTTCAGCCAACAGCGGATAACAGTGCTGTGATGGGTTTGCTGGCAAACCTGCTGTTGTTCTTCCTGCTGATTGGTGGGCTTCTACTAATTATTCGCCGTTCCAGTAATGCTCCGGGTGGTCCCGGACAGGCAATGAACTTTGGCAAGTCTCGCGCCCGGTTCCAGATGGAAGCCAAAACGGGTGTCATGTTCGATGATGTGGCAGGGATTGAAGAAGCCAAGGAAGAACTCCAGGAAGTGGTCACCTTCCTCAAAAAGCCGGAACGCTTCACCGCAGTAGGTGCCCGCATTCCCAAAGGTGTCCTGTTGATTGGTCCTCCTGGAACGGGTAAAACGCTCCTGGCAAAGGCGATCGCAGGCGAAGCAGGGGTGCCCTTCTTCAGCATTTCTGGTTCAGAATTTGTGGAGATGTTTGTGGGCGTAGGCGCATCACGAGTGCGTGATTTGTTCAAGAAAGCGAAGGAGAATGCCCCCTGCATCATCTTCATTGATGAAATTGATGCGGTAGGGCGGCAACGGGGTGCCGGGATTGGTGGGGGCAACGACGAACGGGAGCAAACGCTGAACCAGTTGTTGACCGAGATGGATGGGTTTGAGGGCAACACGGGGATTATCATCATTGCGGCGACGAACCGCCCCGATGTGTTGGACTCGGCGCTGTTGCGTCCTGGTCGGTTTGACCGTCAGGTCACTGTGGATTTGCCCAGCTACAAAGGTCGGTTAGGCATTCTGGAAGTTCATGCCCGGAATAAAAAGCTGGAACCGGACGTGTCAATGGAAGCGATCGCCCGTCGCACGCCTGGTTTTTCCGGTGCAGACCTGGCCAACCTGTTGAATGAAGCCGCCATTCTCACCGCCCGCCGTCGTAAAGATGCCATTACCATGTTGGAAATTGACGACGCGATCGATCGAATTACGATCGGGCTTTCCCTCACTCCGCTGCTCGATAGCAAGAAGAAACGTTTGATTGCCTATCACGAAATTGGTCACGCGCTGTTGATGACACTGCTGAAAAACTCTGATCCCCTGAATAAAGTGACGATTATCCCACGATCGGGGGGCGTGGGTGGTTTTGCCCAGCAGGCATTCAACGAAGAGATGATTGACAGCGGTCTGTATACCAAAGCATGGTTGACGGATCGGATTACCATGTCCCTGGGGGGGCGGGCAGCAGAGCAGGAAGTTTTTGGGGATTCTGAGATTACCGCTGGAGCCAGCAGTGACATTAAAGCCGTTGCTGACCTGGCACGGGAAATGGTGACCCGTTACGGGATGTCTGAGCTGGGTCTGGTGGCTCTAGAAAGCGGTGGCAACGAGGTCTTCCTGGGACGAAGCTGGATGCCTCGGAATGAATACTCGGAAGAGGTGGCAACCCAAATTGACCACCAAATCCGGGAAATTGCCATGCACTGCTATCAGGAAGCCCGTCGCATGATCCGGGAAAACCGTGTCATGGTCGATCGCCTGGTTGATATCCTGCTGGAACAGGAAACGATCGAAGGTGACGACTTCCGCAAGATCGTTGAAGAATACCAGGCACAATCCACCGTGGTCAATGTTCAATCCTAG
- a CDS encoding NADPH-dependent FMN reductase codes for MVKIVGIAGSLRPDSYSQYALQAAAERVRALGAEVEILDLRQLNLPFCDGSDEYPDYPDVKRMRQSVLQADGVILVTPEYHGSLSGVLKNALDLMGFEHFSGKVTGLMSVLGGQSNSNALNDMRTILRWIHAWTIPEQVAIGQAWKAFDQDGNLQDENLLKRIDAFAQSLVENTQKLRGVALQAAAVV; via the coding sequence ATGGTTAAAATCGTTGGTATTGCTGGCAGTTTGAGACCCGACTCCTACAGCCAGTACGCTTTGCAGGCTGCCGCAGAGCGCGTTAGAGCATTGGGGGCTGAGGTTGAGATTTTGGATCTGCGCCAACTCAACCTCCCCTTCTGTGACGGTAGTGACGAGTACCCTGATTACCCTGATGTTAAAAGGATGCGCCAATCTGTGCTTCAAGCCGATGGTGTCATTTTGGTCACCCCTGAATATCATGGCAGTCTCAGTGGGGTACTGAAGAACGCGCTGGATCTGATGGGGTTTGAGCATTTTTCCGGTAAGGTGACTGGCTTAATGAGTGTATTGGGCGGGCAGTCCAATAGCAACGCCTTAAACGATATGCGTACTATCCTGCGGTGGATACATGCCTGGACCATTCCTGAACAGGTTGCCATCGGGCAAGCCTGGAAAGCCTTTGATCAGGATGGTAATCTGCAAGACGAAAATCTTTTAAAACGGATAGATGCCTTTGCCCAAAGCCTGGTAGAAAATACTCAAAAGTTACGCGGAGTTGCCCTCCAAGCAGCCGCAGTTGTTTAG
- a CDS encoding WD40 repeat domain-containing protein, with protein MKLLPYDTFTLQTPDPLSVVLQRMATQIEPEKPMRWQFSRNHLPYEGTLSEAGFQIHRIIHHRNSFLPMIRGRFESSSFGTSVFITMRLHPFVVAFLVFWYLAWYSFSLPVWLTGAMPNTLALQFVGLPIALLVAFWAAFWSEADRSRRDLAQMILGQANPTSPSNHFNQWFPNGILWGIFLIGFLIAFLQVTGTFRPSLSGESESLGAAASCSQPTNHSPACRFSLVHTLIGHPAASALAMSADGQILVSGGDDKAIKIWDLKTGQLRKTLQSDSGKIRAVAIAPNAKTIVTGSADHMVRIWDVTAKQSPRILVGHAEDVNLVEITPDGKTVVSGSYGAIKQWDLATGQLKATFPKVAKSETTFGPLTVIDDQAGQFNPLAINPTSKTALISDLKLVDLTTNEVKTIPTQHVENMFVDSFLSAHMSLDGKLAVLQFGNTFKKFETRLKVWDLTTGDVKATTSATFSRTIFSDVPLALSRDRIFGITQKQLKVWNLQTARLEAVLNTGWMSSLVVTPDGKTLVGLASSLDSDQVQIKVWKQP; from the coding sequence GTGAAACTTTTACCCTACGACACGTTTACGCTTCAGACCCCCGATCCGCTATCAGTTGTGCTGCAACGGATGGCGACCCAGATTGAACCGGAAAAACCAATGCGATGGCAATTCTCCCGTAACCATTTGCCCTACGAAGGCACCCTTTCGGAAGCAGGTTTCCAGATTCACCGCATCATTCACCATCGCAATTCTTTCTTGCCCATGATTCGGGGACGGTTTGAATCCTCATCATTTGGAACCAGCGTTTTCATCACGATGCGGCTGCATCCTTTTGTCGTTGCGTTTTTAGTGTTTTGGTATCTTGCCTGGTATAGCTTTTCCTTGCCCGTCTGGTTAACGGGGGCGATGCCGAACACTCTTGCTTTGCAGTTTGTAGGGTTGCCGATCGCCCTCTTGGTCGCATTTTGGGCAGCCTTTTGGTCAGAAGCCGATCGAAGTCGTCGCGATCTGGCTCAAATGATTCTGGGGCAGGCAAATCCCACCTCCCCTTCCAATCATTTCAATCAATGGTTCCCGAATGGCATACTGTGGGGCATCTTCCTGATCGGATTTCTAATTGCTTTCCTGCAAGTTACAGGTACTTTTCGCCCAAGCCTATCCGGTGAATCTGAATCTTTAGGAGCAGCAGCGTCCTGCTCCCAACCCACCAACCATTCGCCTGCGTGCAGGTTCTCCCTGGTTCACACCCTGATTGGGCATCCGGCGGCATCGGCTTTGGCAATGAGTGCAGATGGACAAATCTTAGTCAGTGGTGGGGACGATAAGGCAATTAAAATTTGGGATTTGAAAACAGGACAGCTAAGAAAAACCCTCCAAAGCGATTCGGGTAAGATCAGGGCAGTGGCGATCGCACCCAACGCTAAGACGATCGTGACTGGCAGTGCGGATCATATGGTACGAATCTGGGATGTGACGGCTAAACAAAGTCCTCGAATTCTGGTTGGTCATGCTGAAGACGTGAATTTGGTAGAAATTACTCCCGACGGCAAAACGGTTGTCAGCGGCAGCTACGGTGCAATCAAGCAATGGGATTTAGCCACGGGGCAACTCAAAGCAACGTTCCCTAAGGTTGCTAAGTCTGAAACAACCTTTGGTCCGCTCACCGTAATTGATGATCAGGCAGGGCAGTTCAACCCTCTAGCAATTAATCCCACCAGCAAGACAGCATTGATCAGCGATCTAAAACTGGTCGATTTAACCACCAACGAGGTAAAGACAATTCCCACCCAGCACGTAGAAAATATGTTTGTAGATAGTTTTCTGTCTGCTCACATGAGTCTTGATGGCAAACTGGCCGTTTTGCAGTTTGGCAACACCTTCAAAAAATTTGAAACGCGCCTCAAAGTGTGGGATCTCACAACTGGCGATGTCAAAGCAACCACATCTGCAACCTTTTCTCGCACAATATTCTCAGATGTTCCGCTAGCATTAAGCCGCGATCGCATTTTTGGCATCACGCAAAAACAATTGAAGGTTTGGAACTTGCAAACAGCCCGACTTGAAGCTGTTTTGAATACAGGATGGATGAGTTCTCTGGTTGTTACACCGGACGGCAAAACCCTGGTTGGCTTAGCAAGCAGTTTAGATTCCGATCAAGTCCAGATCAAAGTCTGGAAACAACCCTAA